One stretch of Glycine soja cultivar W05 chromosome 7, ASM419377v2, whole genome shotgun sequence DNA includes these proteins:
- the LOC114419278 gene encoding probable 2-oxoglutarate-dependent dioxygenase AOP1, whose amino-acid sequence MGSQTACKFPVVDFTDEELKPGTAKWGSACQVIRNALEDHGCFYALCDKVPMKLYNSVFTLMEELFDLPLETKMQKISDKPYHGYYGQFAHLPLYESLGINGPLTMEGVQNFAKLMWPAGYDYF is encoded by the coding sequence ATGGGTTCCCAAACAGCTTGCAAGTTTCCTGTTGTGGACTTCACTGATGAGGAGTTGAAACCTGGTACAGCAAAGTGGGGTTCAGCATGCCAAGTGATTCGGAATGCCCTAGAGGATCATGGTTGTTTTTATGCCCTATGTGATAAAGTTCCTATGAAACTTTACAACTCAGTTTTTACTCTAATGGAAGAACTATTTGATCTTCCATTGGaaacaaaaatgcaaaagatAAGTGATAAGCCCTACCATGGCTATTATGGACAATTTGCTCATCTCCCTCTATATGAATCCCTAGGGATCAATGGTCCATTGACCATGGAAGGAGTTCAAAACTTCGCCAAACTAATGTGGCCAGCAGGATATGATTATTTCTAG